One region of Azoarcus sp. CIB genomic DNA includes:
- a CDS encoding chemotaxis protein CheA, whose translation MSDFAGMEDLLQDFLIEAGDLLSGVDNKLVDLERSPDDRALLNEIFRGFHTIKGGAGFLNATELVTLCHLTENLFDNLRNGELVVTPEIMDAIMAATATVREMFASLEQGMQPTAADPDLIARLRQAIAGELVAGSAEIPAAAAASQAAAGGAPDWELLHGVVTGVARVVQPVREAGPVAAVVPAAPTLPPEEVIKAAVGRRASDKPGSQVSTGRREGEKQRDNSIRVDTTRLDQVLNLSGEIGLTKNRLNALRSDILSGRNDTETLHSLDIAVSQLDLLVSDLQNAVMKTRMQPIGRLFQKYPRIARDLARNMGKDVELVLAGEETEIDKTMIEDLADPIIHLIRNAVDHGVEDAAGRIAAGKPEKSIVRLEARQEGDHIVILVADDGRGMNAERLRAKAVEKGLITDEESNSMDERQSFNLVFLPGFSMAAQVSDVSGRGVGMDVVRTNIQKLNGNIEIQSQLGKGTTFVISLPLTLAILPVLLVRLGDQPFAVPLSMVREILPIEAKEVQEVGGRATMVVRGEVLPIMPLAGLLGWPLERAPYYGVLMQTAEMSFILGIDSFAGREDAVIKSLDDFRPKGVAGVTTLSNGQIVLILDMKELLGSAGDQRWLSRMTMMAKQVATA comes from the coding sequence ATGAGTGACTTCGCCGGAATGGAAGACCTTCTTCAGGATTTCCTGATCGAGGCGGGAGACCTGCTCTCCGGGGTCGACAACAAGCTCGTGGATCTGGAGCGCTCGCCCGACGACCGCGCCCTGCTCAACGAGATCTTCCGCGGTTTCCACACGATCAAGGGGGGGGCCGGTTTTCTCAACGCGACCGAACTGGTCACGCTGTGCCACCTGACGGAAAACCTGTTCGACAACCTGCGCAATGGCGAACTCGTCGTGACGCCGGAGATCATGGACGCGATCATGGCGGCGACGGCGACGGTGCGCGAAATGTTCGCGAGCCTCGAGCAGGGCATGCAGCCGACTGCGGCCGATCCGGACCTGATCGCGCGCCTCAGGCAGGCGATCGCGGGCGAGCTGGTCGCCGGCAGCGCGGAGATCCCCGCAGCGGCGGCGGCTAGCCAGGCTGCGGCTGGCGGCGCCCCCGACTGGGAGCTGCTGCACGGTGTCGTCACCGGCGTGGCGCGCGTGGTGCAGCCGGTGCGTGAAGCCGGGCCGGTGGCGGCGGTCGTTCCGGCCGCCCCGACGCTCCCGCCCGAGGAAGTCATCAAGGCAGCGGTGGGTCGCCGGGCGAGCGACAAACCCGGTTCGCAGGTCAGCACGGGCCGCCGCGAGGGCGAGAAGCAGCGCGACAACTCGATCCGTGTCGATACCACGCGCCTCGACCAGGTACTCAACCTCTCTGGCGAGATCGGCCTGACGAAGAACCGCCTGAACGCGCTGCGCAGCGACATCCTCTCCGGCCGCAACGACACTGAGACGCTGCATTCGCTGGATATTGCGGTCAGCCAGCTCGACCTGCTCGTGTCCGATCTGCAGAACGCCGTCATGAAGACGCGCATGCAGCCGATCGGGCGCCTGTTCCAGAAGTATCCGCGCATCGCGCGCGACCTCGCCCGCAACATGGGCAAGGACGTGGAGCTGGTGCTGGCCGGCGAGGAAACCGAGATCGACAAGACCATGATCGAGGATCTCGCCGACCCGATCATCCATCTGATCCGCAACGCAGTCGACCATGGCGTCGAGGATGCGGCCGGGCGGATCGCGGCCGGCAAGCCGGAAAAATCCATCGTGCGCCTGGAGGCGCGCCAGGAAGGCGACCACATCGTGATCCTGGTCGCCGACGACGGGCGCGGCATGAACGCCGAGCGTCTGCGCGCCAAGGCGGTCGAGAAGGGGCTCATCACCGACGAAGAGTCCAACTCGATGGACGAGCGTCAGAGCTTCAACCTGGTCTTCCTGCCGGGCTTCTCGATGGCGGCGCAGGTGTCGGACGTGTCGGGCCGCGGTGTCGGCATGGACGTGGTGCGCACCAACATACAGAAGCTCAACGGCAACATCGAGATCCAGTCGCAACTCGGCAAGGGTACGACCTTCGTGATCAGCCTGCCGCTGACGCTGGCGATCCTGCCGGTGTTGCTCGTGCGCCTGGGCGATCAGCCCTTCGCCGTGCCGCTGTCGATGGTGCGCGAGATCCTGCCGATCGAGGCGAAGGAGGTGCAGGAGGTCGGCGGGCGCGCGACGATGGTGGTGCGCGGCGAGGTCCTGCCGATCATGCCGCTGGCGGGGCTGCTGGGCTGGCCGCTGGAGCGTGCGCCCTACTACGGCGTGCTCATGCAGACGGCGGAGATGTCCTTCATTCTCGGTATCGACAGCTTCGCGGGCCGCGAGGATGCGGTGATCAAGTCGCTCGACGACTTCCGCCCGAAGGGCGTCGCCGGGGTGACGACGCTGTCGAACGGCCAGATCGTGTTGATCCTCGACATGAAGGAACTACTCGGCAGCGCCGGCGACCAGCGCTGGTTGAGCCGCATGACGATGATGGCGAAGCAGGTCGCGACCGCCTGA
- a CDS encoding CysB family HTH-type transcriptional regulator yields MNFQQLRIIRETVRRNFNLTEVANALFTSQSGVSKHIKDLEDELGVELFVRKGKRLLGLTDPGRELVVMVERMLLDAGNIKRLAEQYSNRDEGRLTVVTTHTQARYALPQVVTEFKKAYPKVLLKLHQGSPEEIVSMLLDGQADIGIATEAIADVAELASFPYYSWHHSVIVPAGHPLDSATPLTLEAIAEYPLITYHEGFTGRSIIDRAFATAGLLPDFAMSAMDADVIKTYVELGLGVGIVASMAFQAGREGELRQLDSSHLFPANTTRIAVRRGHYLRGFAYRFIEMCSPTLTEATVRNSVTPAGNGHAEE; encoded by the coding sequence ATGAATTTCCAGCAGCTACGCATCATCCGCGAGACGGTGCGCCGCAACTTCAATCTCACCGAGGTCGCCAACGCCTTATTCACGTCGCAGTCGGGCGTCTCCAAGCACATCAAGGATCTCGAGGACGAACTCGGCGTCGAGCTCTTCGTGCGCAAGGGCAAGCGCCTGCTCGGCCTCACCGACCCGGGCCGCGAGCTCGTCGTGATGGTCGAGCGCATGCTGCTCGACGCCGGCAACATCAAGCGCCTGGCCGAGCAGTACAGCAACCGCGACGAAGGCCGCCTGACCGTCGTGACCACGCACACACAGGCGCGCTACGCGCTGCCCCAGGTCGTGACCGAGTTCAAGAAGGCTTACCCCAAGGTGCTTCTCAAGCTCCATCAGGGCAGCCCCGAGGAGATCGTGTCGATGCTGCTGGACGGGCAGGCCGATATCGGCATCGCGACCGAGGCGATCGCGGATGTAGCCGAACTGGCGTCCTTCCCCTATTACTCTTGGCATCACTCGGTGATCGTGCCCGCCGGTCATCCGCTCGACAGCGCAACACCGCTTACGCTGGAGGCGATCGCGGAATACCCGCTGATCACTTACCACGAAGGCTTCACCGGTCGCTCCATCATCGACCGCGCGTTTGCCACCGCGGGTCTGTTGCCGGATTTCGCGATGTCCGCAATGGATGCAGATGTCATCAAAACCTACGTCGAGCTGGGGCTGGGCGTCGGCATCGTCGCGTCGATGGCCTTCCAGGCGGGCCGCGAGGGCGAACTCCGCCAGCTCGACAGCAGCCACCTGTTTCCCGCCAACACAACGCGCATCGCGGTACGGCGCGGGCACTACCTGCGCGGCTTCGCCTACCGCTTCATCGAGATGTGTTCGCCGACGCTCACCGAAGCGACGGTACGCAACAGCGTCACCCCGGCGGGCAACGGCCACGCCGAAGAATGA
- a CDS encoding chemotaxis protein, with protein sequence MSELFKNIEARTRLAGTNKLEILLFTLGVDQRTGRRETFGINVFKVREVMRTPAITAAPEMPSSVEGMVSLRGVLVPVVDLGRYVGVGADARRDIMIVTEYNGHTQGFLVEAVDTILRLDWAQMRVPPDMLTAKMGGLVTAVTELKDNKLVMMLDVEKVLAETTTQDDQYLFKGIEPIEGSAHTVYFADDSSVARRQIERTLDVLGVPYVGSINGRMAWEELEKAARFAETTGRKVSDVVSLVLTDVEMPEMDGYILTKSIKSDPRFAGIPVIMHSSLSGMSNQQLGKSVGVDEYVPKFEPQRLAETLRRLLNRDEQQTRAS encoded by the coding sequence ATGTCCGAACTGTTCAAGAATATCGAGGCCCGCACGCGTTTGGCCGGCACGAACAAGCTGGAGATACTGCTGTTCACGCTCGGTGTCGATCAGCGCACCGGACGTCGCGAGACCTTCGGTATCAACGTGTTCAAGGTGCGCGAGGTGATGCGCACCCCGGCCATCACCGCTGCACCGGAGATGCCGTCCTCGGTGGAAGGCATGGTCAGCCTGCGCGGCGTGCTGGTGCCGGTGGTCGATCTCGGCCGTTATGTCGGTGTCGGCGCCGACGCCCGGCGCGACATCATGATCGTCACCGAGTACAACGGCCACACGCAGGGTTTCCTCGTCGAGGCGGTCGATACCATCCTGCGCCTCGACTGGGCGCAGATGCGCGTGCCCCCGGACATGCTCACGGCGAAGATGGGGGGGCTGGTCACCGCGGTCACCGAGCTCAAGGACAACAAGCTGGTCATGATGCTGGACGTCGAGAAGGTGCTGGCGGAAACGACGACCCAGGACGATCAGTACCTCTTCAAGGGGATCGAACCGATCGAGGGAAGCGCGCACACGGTGTATTTCGCCGACGACTCCTCGGTCGCGCGCCGCCAGATCGAACGCACGCTCGACGTGCTGGGCGTGCCCTATGTCGGGTCGATCAACGGTCGCATGGCGTGGGAAGAACTGGAGAAGGCGGCACGGTTTGCCGAAACCACCGGGCGCAAGGTCAGCGACGTGGTGAGCCTGGTGCTCACCGACGTCGAGATGCCGGAGATGGACGGCTACATCCTCACCAAGTCGATCAAGTCCGATCCGCGCTTTGCGGGCATCCCGGTGATCATGCACTCGTCGCTGTCCGGCATGTCGAACCAGCAGCTCGGCAAGTCGGTCGGCGTCGATGAATATGTTCCCAAGTTCGAACCTCAGCGTCTCGCCGAGACGCTGCGCCGCCTGCTCAATCGGGATGAGCAGCAAACCCGCGCGTCCTGA
- a CDS encoding chemotaxis protein has product MSSYQSEENGVLNVVDGRTSLAGSNRMEILLFSLGTTETFGINVFKVREVSAAPFITRAPNMPAGVEGLISLRGNVIPVLSLAKILGLARPGDPLGASMMVTEYSKRTLGFLVSGVDRIIRVDWDKVRAPDNISSNVHNYITAITELPDGKLVSIVDVETVLATTFGDAVVGNISPIPDGEDYEVFYVDDSGVARRKISEVLDKLGVKHKHAVNGLEAWTRLQGMASHAQQIGHRVSDELDLILVDAEMPEMDGYVLTRNIKADSRFDGIPVVMHSSLSSEANRAMGKRVGVDAYVAKFDADALADTLRPLLTRGHQG; this is encoded by the coding sequence ATGTCCAGCTACCAGTCCGAAGAAAACGGCGTGCTCAACGTCGTCGATGGCCGTACCAGCCTCGCCGGCTCGAACCGCATGGAGATCCTGCTGTTCTCGCTCGGGACCACGGAAACCTTCGGCATCAACGTGTTCAAGGTCCGCGAGGTGTCGGCTGCGCCGTTCATCACGCGCGCGCCCAACATGCCGGCGGGTGTCGAGGGCCTGATCTCGCTGCGCGGCAACGTCATCCCGGTGCTGTCGCTGGCGAAGATCCTCGGCCTTGCGCGGCCCGGCGATCCGCTCGGCGCGTCGATGATGGTCACCGAATACAGCAAGCGCACGCTCGGCTTCCTGGTGTCCGGGGTCGATCGCATCATCCGCGTCGATTGGGACAAGGTGCGTGCGCCGGACAACATTTCGAGCAACGTGCATAACTACATCACCGCGATCACCGAGCTGCCCGACGGCAAGCTGGTGTCGATCGTCGATGTCGAGACCGTGCTGGCGACGACCTTCGGCGATGCGGTGGTCGGCAACATCTCGCCGATCCCCGACGGTGAGGACTACGAGGTTTTCTACGTCGACGACTCGGGCGTCGCGCGGCGGAAGATTTCGGAAGTGCTGGACAAGCTGGGGGTCAAGCACAAGCACGCGGTTAACGGGCTGGAAGCCTGGACGCGCCTGCAGGGCATGGCCAGCCACGCGCAGCAGATCGGCCACCGGGTGAGCGACGAGCTCGACCTGATCCTCGTGGATGCCGAAATGCCCGAAATGGACGGGTATGTGTTGACGCGCAACATCAAGGCCGACAGCCGCTTCGACGGCATCCCGGTCGTGATGCATTCCTCGCTGTCGTCGGAAGCGAACCGGGCGATGGGAAAGCGGGTCGGTGTGGATGCCTACGTGGCAAAATTCGACGCCGATGCGCTCGCAGACACCCTGCGTCCGCTGCTGACCCGGGGTCATCAAGGCTGA
- the tal gene encoding transaldolase, with amino-acid sequence MNPLLQVRAQGQQVWLDNLSRTLLNEGQLAKMIAEDGVDGITTNPAIFHKAIAGGRYYEDDLAALKKQPLDAEARYEGLVIPDVQRACDLLRPTWERSGGNAGYVSLEVSPALAHDAAGTVAAGVRLKQAVARDNLLIKVPATVAGLDAIELLIGRGVSVNVTLLFSLAHVDAVADAYVRGLQRLRQAGGDVRKVMSVASLFLSRVDTLIDKQLDELGGEALALRGKAAVAMAKLAYQRYRERFHGMAFAELRGLGARPQYMLWASTGTKNPAYNDLLYVEPLIGPETVNTLPDATLAALRDHGKVAATLADDVGAARSAFDALNDLGLDMTAAGERLQREGLAQFEDAFAQLLQLTA; translated from the coding sequence ATGAATCCCCTGCTCCAGGTCCGCGCCCAGGGTCAGCAAGTCTGGCTCGACAACCTCTCCCGCACCCTGCTCAACGAAGGCCAGCTCGCGAAGATGATCGCCGAGGACGGCGTCGACGGCATCACGACGAACCCGGCGATCTTCCACAAGGCCATCGCGGGGGGGCGCTATTACGAGGACGACCTCGCGGCGCTGAAGAAGCAGCCCCTTGATGCCGAAGCGCGCTACGAAGGACTCGTGATCCCCGACGTGCAGCGCGCCTGCGACCTGCTGCGCCCCACCTGGGAGCGCAGCGGCGGCAACGCCGGCTACGTGAGCCTCGAGGTGTCGCCCGCCCTCGCCCACGATGCCGCCGGCACGGTCGCCGCCGGCGTCCGCCTGAAGCAGGCCGTCGCACGCGACAACCTGCTGATCAAGGTGCCGGCGACCGTCGCCGGGCTCGACGCGATCGAACTGCTGATCGGCCGCGGCGTGAGCGTCAACGTAACGCTACTGTTCTCCCTCGCCCACGTCGATGCCGTTGCCGATGCCTATGTCCGGGGACTGCAGCGGCTGCGTCAGGCCGGCGGCGACGTGCGCAAGGTGATGTCGGTCGCGAGCCTGTTCCTGTCCCGCGTCGACACCCTCATCGACAAGCAACTCGACGAGCTCGGCGGCGAGGCATTGGCCCTGCGCGGCAAGGCTGCCGTGGCGATGGCGAAGCTTGCCTACCAGCGCTATCGCGAGCGCTTCCACGGCATGGCGTTCGCGGAACTGCGCGGACTGGGCGCACGCCCGCAGTACATGCTGTGGGCGAGCACCGGCACCAAGAACCCGGCCTACAACGACCTGCTCTACGTCGAGCCGCTGATCGGACCGGAAACCGTGAATACCCTGCCCGACGCCACGCTCGCTGCGCTGCGCGACCACGGCAAGGTCGCAGCGACGCTCGCCGACGACGTCGGCGCCGCACGCTCGGCCTTCGACGCGCTGAACGACCTGGGCCTGGACATGACGGCGGCCGGGGAGCGTCTGCAACGCGAGGGCCTCGCGCAGTTCGAGGACGCGTTCGCGCAGCTGCTGCAACTCACCGCCTGA
- a CDS encoding chemotaxis protein CheB yields MPTATRPLSSGHVSGGRIIFIGASTGGTEAIKQVLLGMPQNSPPILITQHMPEMFTGAFARRLDGLCAIRVKEAENGEAVLPGTAYIAPGHSHLLIRRVPAGGFQCELSRADPVNRHRPSVDVLFGSAAELAGAAAVGVLLTGMGKDGARGLLAMRRAGAWTIAQDAGSCVVYGMPREAAMIGAACEVVPLDDIAPHVLRQAVPGGARDA; encoded by the coding sequence ATGCCGACGGCAACTAGACCCCTGTCCTCCGGGCATGTGTCCGGTGGCCGCATCATCTTCATCGGCGCCTCGACGGGGGGCACCGAGGCGATCAAGCAGGTCCTGCTCGGGATGCCGCAGAATTCGCCGCCGATCCTGATCACCCAGCACATGCCCGAGATGTTCACCGGCGCGTTCGCGCGCCGCCTCGACGGGTTGTGCGCGATACGGGTCAAGGAGGCAGAGAACGGCGAGGCGGTGCTGCCGGGCACGGCCTACATTGCGCCGGGGCATTCGCACCTCCTGATCCGGCGTGTGCCGGCGGGCGGTTTCCAGTGCGAGCTGTCGCGCGCGGATCCCGTCAACCGTCACCGGCCTTCCGTCGATGTGCTTTTTGGCTCGGCCGCAGAGCTGGCGGGGGCGGCGGCGGTGGGTGTCCTGCTGACGGGTATGGGCAAGGACGGCGCGCGAGGCTTGCTCGCGATGCGGCGTGCGGGTGCGTGGACCATTGCCCAGGATGCCGGCTCGTGCGTCGTGTACGGCATGCCGCGCGAGGCGGCGATGATCGGCGCAGCGTGCGAGGTCGTGCCGCTGGATGACATCGCACCGCATGTGTTGCGCCAGGCGGTGCCGGGCGGCGCGCGCGATGCCTAG
- a CDS encoding sulfate ABC transporter ATP-binding protein, with amino-acid sequence MSIQVRNICKTFGNFLALDDVSLDFPTGELVALLGPSGCGKTTLLRVIAGLEQADAGQVLLDGADASRTHVRERQVGFVFQHYALFRHMNVFDNVAFGMRMKPRDQRPSEKAIRAKVEELLALVQLEWLADRFPSQLSGGQRQRIALARALAVEPRVLLLDEPFGALDAKVRKELRRWLRKLHDELHITSIFVTHDQEEALEVADRVVLMDRGHVEQIGTPEEVYRQPATPFVYGFLGSVNFFHGRVDGGNLRVGEDVLPHAQQDFDTGSEVIAFARPHELDLVPDAHADTGVAARITRIQAFGVSVRVELDGLNGATGQHFEVELTQQRVTELALSEGQTVRLLPSRLKVFQRNDAIGASA; translated from the coding sequence ATGAGCATTCAGGTCAGGAACATCTGCAAGACCTTCGGCAACTTCCTCGCGCTGGACGACGTCTCGCTCGACTTTCCCACCGGCGAGCTCGTCGCCTTGCTCGGGCCGTCGGGCTGCGGCAAGACGACGCTCCTCCGCGTCATCGCCGGCCTGGAACAGGCGGACGCCGGACAGGTGCTGCTGGACGGGGCCGACGCCTCGCGCACGCATGTGCGCGAACGCCAGGTCGGATTCGTGTTCCAGCACTACGCGCTGTTCCGCCACATGAACGTGTTCGACAACGTCGCCTTCGGCATGCGCATGAAGCCGCGCGACCAGCGCCCGTCGGAGAAGGCGATCCGCGCGAAAGTCGAGGAGCTGCTCGCCCTCGTGCAGCTCGAATGGCTCGCCGACCGCTTCCCCTCGCAACTTTCGGGGGGACAGCGCCAGCGCATCGCGCTCGCCCGCGCGCTTGCGGTGGAGCCGCGTGTGCTGCTGCTCGACGAACCCTTCGGGGCACTCGACGCGAAGGTGCGCAAGGAACTTCGCCGCTGGCTGAGGAAGCTGCACGACGAGCTGCACATCACGTCGATCTTCGTCACGCACGACCAGGAGGAAGCGCTGGAAGTGGCCGACCGCGTCGTGCTCATGGACCGCGGCCACGTCGAACAGATCGGCACGCCGGAGGAGGTCTACCGCCAGCCCGCCACACCCTTCGTTTACGGCTTCCTCGGGTCGGTGAACTTCTTCCACGGCCGCGTCGACGGTGGCAATCTGCGTGTCGGCGAGGACGTGCTTCCGCATGCGCAGCAGGATTTCGACACCGGCTCGGAAGTCATCGCATTCGCACGCCCGCACGAACTGGACCTCGTTCCGGACGCGCATGCCGACACCGGCGTCGCGGCGCGCATCACGCGCATCCAGGCCTTCGGCGTCAGCGTGCGCGTCGAGCTCGACGGACTGAACGGCGCCACCGGCCAGCATTTTGAAGTCGAACTGACGCAGCAGCGCGTCACCGAACTCGCCCTCTCCGAGGGACAGACCGTGCGTCTGCTACCCTCGCGCCTGAAAGTCTTCCAGCGCAACGACGCCATCGGAGCAAGCGCATGA
- the cheY gene encoding chemotaxis response regulator CheY, which translates to MSDPKMKFLVVDDFSTMRRIVRNLLKELGFTNVDEAEDGAVALQKLNSAPFDFVVTDWNMPNMDGLTLLQTIRQTPHLRHLPVLMVTAEAKKENIIAAAQAGASGYIVKPFTAATMSEKLEKIFEKMGKKATA; encoded by the coding sequence ATGTCCGACCCCAAGATGAAATTCCTCGTCGTCGACGATTTCTCGACCATGCGCCGCATCGTGCGCAATCTGCTCAAGGAACTGGGCTTCACCAACGTCGACGAGGCCGAGGATGGCGCCGTCGCCCTGCAGAAGCTCAACAGCGCCCCGTTCGACTTCGTCGTGACGGACTGGAACATGCCCAACATGGACGGGCTGACGCTGCTGCAGACGATCCGCCAGACCCCGCATCTGCGGCACCTTCCGGTGCTGATGGTCACCGCCGAGGCGAAGAAGGAAAACATCATCGCTGCGGCACAAGCCGGCGCCAGCGGCTACATCGTCAAGCCCTTCACCGCGGCGACGATGTCCGAAAAGCTGGAAAAGATCTTCGAAAAAATGGGCAAGAAGGCCACCGCCTGA
- a CDS encoding pseudouridine synthase: MSDAVSTTDAGAQAPAAQAAETLPILYRDDFLVAVHKPSGLLVHRSVLDVHEERFAVQILRDQIGRHVHPVHRLDKGTSGVLLFALDRETAALVSSAFERQAVRKTYLAVVRGHSPPEGVIDHPLTRRFDDAERRPETAADAPAQDAVTRYRRLATTELPYQVDRYPTSRYALVELSPATGRRHQIRRHLKHISHPIIGDATFGKGRHNRLFAQLFGVSRLLLACTRMQLAHPRSGDALDLSAPLAEDFARVLDALGWTDPARAA, from the coding sequence TTGAGCGACGCAGTTTCGACGACCGACGCGGGGGCACAGGCCCCCGCGGCACAGGCTGCGGAAACCCTGCCCATCCTGTACCGCGACGATTTCCTCGTCGCCGTGCACAAGCCCTCCGGGCTGCTCGTCCATCGCTCCGTCCTCGACGTGCATGAAGAGCGCTTCGCGGTGCAGATCCTGCGCGACCAGATCGGCCGCCACGTGCACCCCGTGCATCGACTCGACAAGGGCACCTCGGGCGTACTGCTGTTCGCACTCGACCGCGAAACGGCAGCCCTGGTGTCGTCGGCCTTCGAACGACAGGCGGTGCGCAAGACCTACCTCGCCGTCGTGCGCGGCCATTCCCCCCCGGAAGGCGTCATCGACCACCCGCTGACGCGCCGTTTCGACGACGCCGAGCGCCGCCCCGAGACCGCGGCGGACGCCCCCGCACAGGACGCCGTAACGCGCTATCGCCGCCTCGCCACCACCGAACTGCCCTACCAGGTCGATCGCTACCCGACCAGCCGCTACGCACTCGTCGAACTCAGCCCCGCCACCGGCCGGCGCCACCAGATCCGCCGCCACCTGAAGCACATCTCCCACCCCATCATCGGCGATGCAACCTTCGGCAAGGGACGGCACAACCGCCTGTTCGCGCAGCTCTTCGGCGTCTCGCGCCTGCTGCTCGCGTGCACCCGCATGCAGCTCGCCCATCCGCGCAGCGGGGACGCGCTCGATCTGAGTGCGCCCCTCGCAGAAGACTTCGCCCGCGTACTCGACGCACTGGGCTGGACCGATCCGGCGAGGGCTGCGTAG
- the cheZ gene encoding protein phosphatase CheZ, whose translation MAKKLKQDEVGDSDELQALFDSIASTQAQPAPVAARAAPAPAAAGDSGGDDAELQALFDSVAAGFEAGSVAEETAAPGASVATAAQSEHSCDAVFTRIGQMTRQVHNTLRELGTDDGLEDAVQAIPDARQRLTYIAQMTEQAASRVLNATDIAQPIQGRIQSGAAELQARWDKLFANQLSVEEFKALSGETRSFLGDVVEGSRATNAQLMEIMMAQDFQDLTGQVIKKVVDLAQKLETELLQVLLEVTPAEKRGDKHSGLMNGPVVSTEGRDDVVTTQEQVDDLLDSLGF comes from the coding sequence ATGGCGAAGAAGTTGAAACAGGACGAGGTTGGGGATTCGGACGAACTCCAAGCCCTGTTCGACAGCATCGCGAGCACTCAGGCGCAGCCGGCGCCGGTGGCAGCGCGGGCTGCGCCTGCCCCCGCTGCAGCGGGAGATTCCGGTGGCGACGACGCCGAACTGCAGGCGCTGTTCGATTCCGTTGCCGCAGGCTTCGAGGCCGGCTCCGTGGCCGAAGAGACTGCCGCGCCGGGCGCATCCGTTGCCACCGCCGCGCAATCCGAGCATAGCTGCGATGCGGTGTTCACGCGAATCGGACAGATGACACGACAAGTGCACAACACCTTGCGCGAGCTGGGCACCGACGACGGTTTGGAGGATGCGGTGCAGGCGATTCCCGATGCGCGCCAGCGCCTGACCTACATCGCGCAGATGACCGAGCAGGCGGCGAGCCGCGTGCTCAATGCGACCGACATCGCCCAGCCGATCCAGGGCCGTATCCAGTCGGGTGCTGCCGAGCTGCAGGCCCGCTGGGACAAGCTGTTCGCGAACCAGTTGTCGGTCGAGGAGTTCAAGGCGCTGTCCGGGGAAACGCGCAGCTTCCTCGGCGATGTGGTCGAGGGAAGCCGTGCGACCAACGCGCAGCTGATGGAAATCATGATGGCGCAGGATTTCCAGGATCTGACCGGCCAGGTGATCAAGAAGGTCGTCGACCTCGCGCAGAAGCTGGAGACGGAACTCCTGCAGGTGCTGCTCGAGGTGACGCCGGCGGAAAAGCGGGGCGACAAGCACAGTGGGCTGATGAACGGCCCGGTCGTCAGCACCGAGGGTCGCGACGACGTGGTGACGACACAGGAGCAGGTGGACGACCTGCTGGATAGCCTGGGCTTCTGA
- the cysK gene encoding cysteine synthase A encodes MSNWYTDNAESIGKTPLIKLNRIIDGAPATVLGKIEGRNPAYSVKCRIGAAMIWDAEKRGLLGPGKEIVEPTSGNTGIALAFVAAARGIPITLTMPDTMSVERRKLLVAYGAKLVLTEGAKGMNGAIAKAEEIAASDPNKYVLLQQFTNPANPAIHEATTGPEIWNDTDGKIDILVSGVGTGGTITGVSRYIKQTQGKAILSVAVEPSASPVLTQTRAGEPLKPSPHKIQGIGAGFVPKVLDLSLIDAVETVSNEDAILYARRLAREEGILSGISCGAAVAVAARLAQRPENAGKTIVVILPDSGERYLSSILFEGLFDATGAAL; translated from the coding sequence ATGTCGAACTGGTATACCGATAACGCCGAATCCATCGGCAAGACGCCGCTGATCAAACTGAACCGCATCATCGACGGCGCCCCCGCGACGGTGCTGGGCAAGATCGAAGGTCGCAACCCTGCCTATTCCGTGAAGTGCCGCATCGGCGCGGCGATGATCTGGGACGCCGAGAAGCGCGGCCTGCTCGGCCCGGGCAAGGAAATCGTCGAGCCCACCAGCGGCAACACCGGCATCGCGCTCGCCTTCGTCGCCGCCGCGCGCGGCATTCCCATCACGCTGACGATGCCCGACACGATGAGCGTCGAACGGCGCAAGCTTCTGGTTGCCTACGGCGCCAAGCTGGTTCTTACCGAAGGCGCCAAGGGCATGAACGGCGCGATCGCGAAGGCCGAGGAGATCGCTGCGTCCGACCCGAACAAGTACGTGCTGCTGCAACAGTTCACGAACCCCGCGAACCCGGCGATCCACGAAGCGACGACCGGCCCCGAGATCTGGAACGACACCGACGGCAAGATCGACATCCTCGTATCGGGCGTCGGCACCGGCGGCACCATCACCGGCGTGTCGCGCTACATCAAGCAGACCCAGGGCAAGGCGATCCTGTCGGTCGCCGTCGAGCCGAGCGCAAGCCCGGTGCTCACGCAGACGCGCGCGGGCGAGCCGCTGAAGCCTTCGCCGCACAAGATCCAGGGCATCGGCGCCGGCTTCGTGCCGAAAGTGCTGGACCTGTCGCTGATCGACGCGGTCGAGACCGTCAGCAACGAGGACGCCATCCTCTACGCCCGTCGCCTCGCGCGCGAGGAAGGCATCCTGTCGGGCATCTCCTGCGGCGCGGCTGTGGCCGTCGCTGCACGCCTCGCACAGCGGCCCGAGAACGCAGGCAAGACCATCGTCGTGATCCTGCCGGATTCCGGCGAGCGCTACCTCAGCTCCATCCTGTTCGAAGGCCTGTTCGACGCGACCGGCGCGGCGCTTTGA